The nucleotide window CTGCATCTCCGGGTCGAAGGTGAGAGCGTCGAACTCCGCCTCGTAGTAGACGCCGGGGCGACTCGGCAACACCGACCCCTGGCCGATGTCGTGGACCTCGACGACGCTGACGACGCTGCCGGCGTCCTCGTCGAGTCGGCCCTCCAGTTTGTCCTGCAACAGCTCCTTCACCCGCTGTGGGGTCACGTCCGCCAGGTGTTCCGGCGGCACCTCGACCGTGTCCTTGAGTCGTACCCGTTTGTACATTGTCGTGTATCGTGTTGGTCGCCGTCCCCTCGCTCGGGGCGACGGCCCGCTCGTTCGCTCGTTGGTCGTCCGCCCGGTCCGTCTGCCCGCCCCGCCTCCGTGCGGCCGGGGTGCGGTCCGCCGTTACGGCTCTGTTACGGCCAGTGTGTTCGCCCCCCTTAAACCGATTACGCGAACGTCCCGCGAGAGCAACCGGTCTCGCAGGCCGCGGTCGTTCGTCGCGGCGTACCGCGGCGACGACAGGGCGACCGTCTCCCCGTCCGCCACCGGGCCGGTCGTGTCCGCCGGCACCGACCCGGTCGCCAGCTCCACCACCGCGTCGTCGGCGTACTCTGCCCGCGCGTCCACGACCCGACACCGGTCGACGAGGTCCCGGCCGACGGACGCCGCCCGCGCCGGCTCTCCGTCGTCGGCCAACGACTCCAGTTCGTCGACCACCGGTGCCGGAACGACCCGGTCGCCCGGCGCGACCCGGTCGAGCTCCTCGAACAGCCGGACGCCCGCCTGAACCGGTGCCGTCAGCACGCTCGTGTCGAGCACGACTGTCGCGGTGGACGGGGCCACTGGCTCACTCCAGCAGCGTTCCGACGCCGATCAGTCGCCAGCGCGCGCCCATCCGGCGGTTGATGGCGATCTTCGACGACGGATCCGCACACACCGGTCGTTTCAGCTGCACCTCACACTCGCCGCCGCGGGCGCTCGTGACGGAGCCGACCGTCGTGCTCGTCCCGACGGTGAGCATCAACGGCTCCCCGGTGGAGATCTCGTCGACGGCACCCTCGCCGACGACCCGGTCCAACAGCTCCACTTCCATCTCGAAGGCGTCCACCGTCGGCGGCAGACTCCCGGGCTCGCCGGCGATCTGCCCCGCCAACGCGTCACCCTTCGTCAGCGACGGGTCCAGCCCGGTGCCGACGCCGAGCAGTCCACCCGGACCGACCTGGTCGACGGGCTCGTTGCCCGCCTGGAGCGACCGCACGGTCGTCTGAATCGGCTCGTAGCCCGTCTCGCCGCCCTCCTCGACCTCGCGGCCGGGGCGGAGCTCCAGTTCGTCGTCCGCCTCTAACGTGCCCTGTGCGAGCGAGCCGCCGACGACGCCCCCGAGGAGGTCCTCGTGGGTCGTCCCCGGTCGATTGATGTCGAACGATCGAGCGACGAGCATCCGCGGCGACAGCGTCTCGTCGCGTTCCGGCGTCGGAATCTCCGACTCCAGGGTCTGGATCAACAGGTCCGTGTTGATCTCCTGTTGGGCGGAGATGGGGACGATGGGAGCGTCCTCGGCGATGGTGCCGGCGACGAACTCCTTGATCTGCTCGTAGTTGTCCCGCGCCTGTTCCGCGTCGACCAGATCCACCTTGTTCTGGGCGATGACGACGTTGTCGATGCCGATGATGTCCAACGCCATCAGGTGTTCTTCCGTCTGTGCCTGGGGCACGTCCTCCGTCGCCGAGACGACGAGCACCGCGCCGTCCATGATCGACGCGCCCGCGAGCATCGTCGCCATCAGCGTCTCGTGACCCGGGGCGTCGACGAACGAGACGGTTCGGAGGTGTTCCGTCGGTTCGCCGTGTTCCGGACACTCCTCGGCGACCGTGTAACACTCGGGAGCCTCGCAGTCGGGGCACTGCCGCAGCGTCGCGTCGGCGTACCCGAGTCTGATCGAGATCCCGCGTTTCATCTCCTCGCTGTGCTGGTCCGTCCACGACCCGGACAGCGCCTGCACCAGCGTCGTCTTCCCGTGGTCGACGTGGCCGACGAGTCCGATGTTCACCTCCGGTTGTGTGTTGTCCGTCATGAGCCTCCAGAGAGAGTCTTACTCCCTGTTCGCTCGGTACGACTGATAAAACTGCTGTTCTACCGACGGTACGACGGTGACCAGCCGGCACACCCCGCTGCCGTCTGCCGAACTGATCCCGAGAAGAGCCCCACCACGCCCCGACAGGGGGTGATCCACGAGCCGACAGGGTCACCGCGAACGCACAGCTGTCACGCGCGCCGTCACCGTTCGACCCACTCCACGCCCGCCACGGTCGACACCACCTCCGGTCCGAACGCGCCGGCGGGAGTCTGGAACCCCGCCGGGGCGCCGTCGGCCACCCGGTCCGCGAGCGCGACGGCGCTGTGGGCGGTGAAACGGTACGTCTCCGGCGTCCGGAGCCGCGCGGTCTCCGTCCTCTCGCCGTCCGTCACGCGGCCCCAGACGTACGTCTCGCCCGCCTCGCGGTCCCGTTCGTCCGGGCCGTCGACGACCCGGTCGACGAGCCCGTGGAGCAACGACTGGACCGGCGCCGCTCCGGCGAGGGGAGCCAGCCGGCTCCCCGCCCGCAGCAGTCGGCTCACCGCCCCCGGCTGGGCGGCGTACACGGTGACGTTCTCGATCCCGGTCGTGTGGTAAGCGGTCGACACGTCGCCCCACGGGATCGCCGCCGCACGGGTCTCCCCGCGGCCGAAGTCGATCCACCGGACGTCGTGCGCCAACGGCACGGACTGGAGGTGGCCGTCGCGTCGGACTGCCCCGCCGGCAGACAACGAGTCCACGACCGTGTGGGCGGTGCCCGGGGAGACGCTGCCCAGCCCCTGGAACCCCAGCGACAGCCGTGTCGCCGACGGCAGTCGGTCCGCGAGGTGGGCCGCCAGCGCGTCCGTCGGCACCACGTCGAACCCGACGCCCGGCAACACCGTCACCCCGGCCTCGCGGGCGGCGTCGTCGTAGCCCGCCAACGTCTCGAACACGCCGATCTCGCCGGTCACGTCGCAGTAGTCGGTCCCGGTCGACAGACACGCCTCGACGAGCGGCTCGGCCGTGTGGACGAACGGCCCGGCGCAGTTGCAGACCACTGCTACGTCCGCGACCGCGTCGGCGACCGTCTCCCGGTCGTCCAGCGCGAACACGCGCGCGTCCACCCCGTGGTCGTCGGCGACGGCCGTCGTCGGCTCCCGTCGCCGCCCGGCGACGACCGGCGAGAGCCCACACGCTCGGGCCCGCTCGACGACGAGCCGCCCGGTGTAGCCGTACGCCCCGTACACGAGGAGCCGCCCGTCGTCTCCCGTCTGGTCGGTCATCGTTCGTCCGTCCGCGCCGGAGCCCCGAGTGGGGTTCGGTCGGGCCCGAACGGACGCGTTTATCAGGCCGACACGCCTCAGTAGAGGTAACGAGCCACGAGCCGATGATTTTCGAAGATCTCCCCACCACACCGACGGCCGAGGAGTTGGTCGACAAGGCCTTCTCCCGTGCCACTCGCGCCGGCCGCGCCAAGGACGGCCGCGAGGCCCAGGAGTCGATGCTGCGGACCGCCGGCAACGTCCTCTCGGACAACCTGGAGAACGTCGTCACCGCCTGGCCGGACTTCGCCTACGAGGTGTCTCCGTTCTACTACGAACTCGCGGACGCGTTGGTCGACGTCGACGAGGTCCGCCAGTCGCTCAACGAGGTCGGCTGGGCCGGCGACCAGATCGAGAGCCTCCGGGACGACTACACCGGGAAGCTCCGCACCGCCGACCGCGAGACCGCACGCAAGACCCGGAAACAGGCGTTCGCTCGCTTCGCCGACATCACGGAGGAGGTGGCCGACGACCTCCGCCGTCTCAACGACGCCCGCAACGAACTGCGCGACCTCCCGGACATCGACCCGGAGGCACCCGTGATCGCCGTCGCGGGCTACCCCAACGTCGGCAAGTCCGCGTTCGTCAACAGCGTCACGCGCGCCAGCAACGAGACCGCCGAGTACCCGTTCACCACCACCGGGATCCAGGTCGGGCACTTCGACCGCGACCGTGTCACCTACCAGATTATCGACACGCCGGGGCTGCTCGACCGCCCGGCCGACGAGCGCAACGACGTGGAACAACAGGCCGTCTCCGCGCTCGCGCACGCCGCCGACGCCGTCCTGTTCCTCGTCGACGCCTCCGCACGGTGTGGCTACCCACTGAACGTGCAGTTGGACCTCCGGGAGGCCGTCGACGCAACCTTCGACGTGCCCGTCCTCACCGTCTGCAACAAGAGCGACGTGTCGAGAGACGTGGACGCCGAGGCGTACATGAGCGTCACCGAAGACGAGAACGTCGACGACGTGTTAGAGCGGGCGGCGGTGGCGGTGGGGTACGACCCGGGGCTGCCGTCGCGGGAGTGAGTCGTGGAACGACGACGTCGTCACGGCCGGCAGCGCGACCCTCAACACTCAAACCCGTCGAGACCAAGCCGGTAACATGGTCACAGTCACGGACTTCGTCGTCAGGCTCCTGACGAGCGCCGTCGAGATGGCGGCCAGGATCGGCGGCCAGGTCGCGCTCAAGGACCCGTTGTCGTTCGTCTCCGTGTTGTTCGGCACCGTCTTCGTCACCGGCGCGGTCGCGGTGCTGGGCTACCTCGCGGTCGGGGCGTTGTTCAACGAACTCGGGATCACGACGCCGACGCTCGGGCGCGGACAGCGCGAGGCCGACGGCCGCATCCCGACCGCGCGGCCGAACCCCGAGGCACAGCGGGAGGCGAAGGGCGCGGCGCGGGCGAAGCAGGACGAACGGTAGACGAACGGAGACGACTGGAGACGGCTACTACTCCTCGCGGATCTCGTCGGGCGCGGCCTCGGCGGCCAGTTCGACGGCGGCGTCCAGGTCCGGCCCCAGCGGCGACCCGACGACCAACGAGTCGGCGTGCTCCAGCACGGCGTCGATCCGGTCGGCGACCGTCTCGGGCGTGCCGGCGATACAGAACGCGTCGATCATCCCGGGCGTGACGGCGTCGAACGCCTCCGAGAACGACCCTTCGGCGATCAGGTCGCCGATCTCCTCGGCGACGCCGTGGTCGACGCCGTGGCGGTCGAGCACGGGCGGCGGGGAGCCGGCGGCGACGAACGCCACCGGCGGCCGGGCGGCCTCGCGGGCGGCGTCGCCGTCCTCGCCGACGCTGACGCTGGCGTACGCCGCCAGATCGAAGTCGTCGGCGGTCTTCCCGTCGGCCTCGCCGATCCCCTCGGCGACGCGGTCACGCGCCCACGAGAGGTCCGCCGGGTGCGAGCCGTTGAACAACAGGCCGTCGGCGCGCTTGCCGGCCATCCGGCACATGTGTGGCCCCTCGCCGCCGACGTAGACGGGGATCGACGCCCCCTGTGGCGGCTCGTAGTTGAGGCCGGCGTCGTCGGCGTCGAACGTCCCCCCGCCGTCCACCCGTTCGCCCGCCCAGAGGTCGCGGGCGGTCTCGAACGCCTCCAGCACGGGCCGGAGCCCGCGGTCGTCCGCCATCCCGAGGTTCCGCAGCGTGGAGGGGTCGCCCGGGCCGAGTCCGAACACCGCGCGGCCGTCCGTGAGCTCGTCCAGCGTCGCCACCTCGCTGGCGAGCGTCACCGGGTGGCTCTCGAACGGGTTGGCGACGCCCGGACCGAGCCGGACGCCGTCCGTCTCCGTCGCCAGCCGAGTCGCCACAGCCGTCGCGTCGCGGTTGTTGTAGTGGTGCGAGACGAACACGGTGTCGTAGCCGGCCGTCTCGGCGGCGGCGCCCAGTTCGACGACCCGTTCGACCGGGTGCTCGGGGGTGAGTTCGATTCCGAGCATCAGAACTCCCACTCCCTGACGGCCTGTCTGACCAGATCACCCTCCACCGCTCGGAAGTGTGCGTCGCTCTCGCCGTGGTCGCCCCACTCGAAGTCGCGGACGACGACGGCGGGCGTGCCGCTGTCGGCCTCGCCGGCGACGAGGTTGGCGGCGGCAGCGAGCTCGTCGACGACGTTCTCGACGGTGACGCCCAACTCGCGCCCCTCGCGGTCCGTCTCGCCGCGGTAGTCGCGCCCGGGAGCGAGTCCCGCCCAGCCGACGGCGACCCCTCGCTGACCGTGGCGGAACGGTCGCCCGGAGGTGTCGGTGACGACCACGTGGTCGGCCGGCAGCTCCGCCCGGATGCGGCTGGCCGACTCCGACGGTCGGCGCGGGAGGAGGAGGATGTCCCCCTCGGGGACGTTCGAGCGGTCGATGCCGGCGTTGACGCCGATGTGACCGAACCGTGTCTCCGTCAACAGGAACGGTGACTCCATCAACACCTCCGTCGACTCCTCCAAGACGGCCTGTGCGAACCGGGGGTCCTTCTGTTCACCTGTCACCTCCTCGAGGTTGTCGGCGATCTCGCGGGCCCGCGGTCCCGCGGGGAACTCCGAGAGCTCCGCGGCGCGATCCTCCGCCTTCGAGACGACGGTGGAGGCGACACACACCACGTCGTCCGGACGGAGGTCGACCCGGTCGCGGATCAGCGCCGCGAGGTCGTCGCCCGGCCGCACCTCCGGCACGTCCGGGACTGGAAACACGTCCATACCACCTCGTGGCGCTCCGCCTCAAAAACCGCCGTGGTGTTGGCTCGATTGTCCGGTGTCGGCAGTGGAGACGGTTCCCTCGTCGGCGTCCTTCCACTCTCCGAGCCCGGCGGGATCCAAGTGGACGTGGACGTCCGTCACCTCGCCGACGGCCAGGACACACTCTCGGAGTTCCGTCTCTAGGTCGTGGGCGGCCGCGAGCGTCATGTCGCCGTCCACCTCGGCGTGGAACTCCACCTCGACGCGGTGACCGACGTAGAAGGCGGTGAAGTCGTGGAGTCCGTACACGCCCCGGTGGTCTAGGATCGCCTCGCGGATCTCCCGTTGGAGCGACTCCGGCGGGGCGGCGTCCAGGAGGTACGTCAGGTTCTCGCGGGCCACCTCGACACCCTGCCAGACGACGAGCAGGCTGACGAACGCGCCGGCGACGGGGTCGAGAATCGGGCTGCCGGTCGCCATCCCGGCGACGCCCACCATCGCCGCGGCGGTGGTCCACAGGTCGTTCTTGCTGTCGGCCGCCAGCGCGGCGAGCCCGGGGGAGTTCACCTCCCGGTTCACCCGCACGGTGTACCAGTAACAGGCGCCGCGGTCCGCGAGCGCGAACAAGAGCCCGGCGACGAGGACGGCGCTGTACGTCGACTCCGGCCCGGAGAGGTACGTCAGCAACGACTCGCGCAGCAACGCCAGCCCCAACAGGACCAACACGCCGCCGACGAACAACGCTGTCAGCGGTTCGAACCGGTCGTGACCGTGTGGGTGGTCCTCGTCTGCCCCGTCGAAGGCGGCCCGCCCCCACACGAGGACGACGGCCCCGGCGAGCAGGTCCGCGACGGAGTGGACCGCGTCCGCGACCAGCGCGATACTGCCGAACGTCACCCCGAGCGCTCCCTCCACGACGATCTTCAGCAGACTCGAGACGACGTTCACCCAGGACGCCTTCAGGAACTCTCGTCGCCGGTCTGTCATCGTCTCCCCTCGGCGACTGACGGGCAAAAAGCCACCCCTCGGTCGGTCGTGTGCCCGGCCGTCTCGACGGCACGACGGAGCGGACGACCGCACGCCGGGAGAGCAACCGGCGGCGGGTCCGGGCGACGGTCAGACGGTGTCGATCCGCTCGGCCAGCCAGTCGACGGCGGCGTCGACGGCGTCCGGGTCCGTCCCGGACACCCGGACCCGAACTTCCCGGTCGGCCCGGGAGGGGTAGCTGCCGACGGCGACGTCGAACCGGTCGCCCGCGGCCGCGAGCGTCTCCGCCAGCGCACCCTCCGGCGCCGGCGACCGGACCGACCGAGACACTCGGTCGCCGCCGAACTCCTCGGCGACGTTGCCGAACACGCCTCGCATCTCCTCGGGCACGCCCGGGAGGAGGTAGACGCCGTCGACGACGGCGCCGGGCGCCAGCCCGACGGGGTTCTCGACGTGGCGGGCCCCGGCCGGCAGTGACGCCCAGGCGTCCGGATCGAAGTCGAGGTCGTACTGCTCGAACAGCTCCGGCTCCGCCTCGGCGAGCGCCGCGGCCGTCCGTTCGACGGCCGCGCGAGCCGCCTCGTGGACGACCACCTCGCGGTCCAGCGCGTCGGCGACCGCCGGCACCGTCAGGTCGTCGTGGGTGCCGCCGAGCCCGCCGGTGACGAGGACGGCGTCGAACCGGTCGTGGTACGCTCGGATCCGGTCGACGAGCGTCGGCGGGTCGTCCGGCACGGTCAGGATGCGGCGGACGACGCCGCCGCGGTCGGTCACCTGGCCGGCGAGCCACGTCGCGTTCGTGTTCTCCGTCTCCCCGGCGAGCAGTTCGTCCCCGACAGTGAGGATGGCGACTCTCACGACCACACGACACACCCCGGGCAGAAAGCGCTGTGGACCGAAACGCACACGGCCCGCCCGCCACGACGGGGTGACGTGAATCCGCGCCGTCTCGTCGCCGAACACCCGTTGCCGTCGTTGTTGAGCGTCGCGGCGGTCGCCGCCGTCGCCGCGACGCTGTGGCTGGCCGTCGCCGCCGCCGCCGAGACGACACTGACGATCCGTGTCGGGGCACTCACCACCGTGCTCGTGGTGTTCGCCGCCGGATTCTGGTTTGGACCGCTCGTGTCGTGGTACGACGAGCGGTCGTAGCCGGCGCGAGCGCTACTATTTGGACCGCTCGTGTCGTGGTACGACGAGCGGTCGTAGCCGACGCGAGCGCTACTATTTGGACCGCTCGTGTCGTGGTACGACGAGCGGTCGTAGCCGGTGCGAGCACCCAGCTTCGGCGCGAACACTCGAGGCCGACACGAGCGCCCGAGAGTGGACGGAGTTTTCTCTCCGGCGGGTCACCCTCCGGTCGTGACAGTCAGACACGACGGACTGACAGTCGAGTGGCTGGGGTACGCGACGGTGCGGCTGGAGACGGACGACGGGACGGTCGTCTACCTCGACCCCGGGCGCTACGGGGTGCTCGACGGCCAGTACCCGAAGGACGGCGACGTGGTGTGTGTCACCCACGACCACCACTACGACTCGGACGGCGTCGAACGAGTCGCCGCCCAGGACGCGACGGTAGTCGTCTACGAGGGTGTCGACCCGTCCGGGATCGACCGCGACGTGGTCCCGGTCGAGGAGATCGACCGCGAGACCGTCCGGATCGGTGAGACGGACCACTGCGCCGCCGCCGGCGTCGACGTGTGGACGGTGCCGACGTACAACGAGCCGGACGGACCACACGTCGACGGTGACGGGGAGCCGTACCACCCGGAGGGGTTCGGGGTCGGCTACCGGCTCTCCGTCGGCGACGTCTCCGTGTTCTGGCCGGGCGACGGGGACGCCTTAGACGGGTTCGCGGAGTTGGACGTGTCCCTCTTCCTCGCCAACATCGGCGGGAACGTCGTGAGCGACCGCCACGAGGCGGCCGCTCTCGCGGAGGCGATGGACCCCGACCTCGTGTTGC belongs to Halobaculum sp. MBLA0143 and includes:
- a CDS encoding PIN domain-containing protein encodes the protein MAPSTATVVLDTSVLTAPVQAGVRLFEELDRVAPGDRVVPAPVVDELESLADDGEPARAASVGRDLVDRCRVVDARAEYADDAVVELATGSVPADTTGPVADGETVALSSPRYAATNDRGLRDRLLSRDVRVIGLRGANTLAVTEP
- a CDS encoding translation initiation factor IF-2 subunit gamma: MTDNTQPEVNIGLVGHVDHGKTTLVQALSGSWTDQHSEEMKRGISIRLGYADATLRQCPDCEAPECYTVAEECPEHGEPTEHLRTVSFVDAPGHETLMATMLAGASIMDGAVLVVSATEDVPQAQTEEHLMALDIIGIDNVVIAQNKVDLVDAEQARDNYEQIKEFVAGTIAEDAPIVPISAQQEINTDLLIQTLESEIPTPERDETLSPRMLVARSFDINRPGTTHEDLLGGVVGGSLAQGTLEADDELELRPGREVEEGGETGYEPIQTTVRSLQAGNEPVDQVGPGGLLGVGTGLDPSLTKGDALAGQIAGEPGSLPPTVDAFEMEVELLDRVVGEGAVDEISTGEPLMLTVGTSTTVGSVTSARGGECEVQLKRPVCADPSSKIAINRRMGARWRLIGVGTLLE
- a CDS encoding trans-acting enoyl reductase family protein, coding for MTDQTGDDGRLLVYGAYGYTGRLVVERARACGLSPVVAGRRREPTTAVADDHGVDARVFALDDRETVADAVADVAVVCNCAGPFVHTAEPLVEACLSTGTDYCDVTGEIGVFETLAGYDDAAREAGVTVLPGVGFDVVPTDALAAHLADRLPSATRLSLGFQGLGSVSPGTAHTVVDSLSAGGAVRRDGHLQSVPLAHDVRWIDFGRGETRAAAIPWGDVSTAYHTTGIENVTVYAAQPGAVSRLLRAGSRLAPLAGAAPVQSLLHGLVDRVVDGPDERDREAGETYVWGRVTDGERTETARLRTPETYRFTAHSAVALADRVADGAPAGFQTPAGAFGPEVVSTVAGVEWVER
- a CDS encoding NOG1 family protein, giving the protein MIFEDLPTTPTAEELVDKAFSRATRAGRAKDGREAQESMLRTAGNVLSDNLENVVTAWPDFAYEVSPFYYELADALVDVDEVRQSLNEVGWAGDQIESLRDDYTGKLRTADRETARKTRKQAFARFADITEEVADDLRRLNDARNELRDLPDIDPEAPVIAVAGYPNVGKSAFVNSVTRASNETAEYPFTTTGIQVGHFDRDRVTYQIIDTPGLLDRPADERNDVEQQAVSALAHAADAVLFLVDASARCGYPLNVQLDLREAVDATFDVPVLTVCNKSDVSRDVDAEAYMSVTEDENVDDVLERAAVAVGYDPGLPSRE
- a CDS encoding 5,10-methylenetetrahydromethanopterin reductase; translation: MLGIELTPEHPVERVVELGAAAETAGYDTVFVSHHYNNRDATAVATRLATETDGVRLGPGVANPFESHPVTLASEVATLDELTDGRAVFGLGPGDPSTLRNLGMADDRGLRPVLEAFETARDLWAGERVDGGGTFDADDAGLNYEPPQGASIPVYVGGEGPHMCRMAGKRADGLLFNGSHPADLSWARDRVAEGIGEADGKTADDFDLAAYASVSVGEDGDAAREAARPPVAFVAAGSPPPVLDRHGVDHGVAEEIGDLIAEGSFSEAFDAVTPGMIDAFCIAGTPETVADRIDAVLEHADSLVVGSPLGPDLDAAVELAAEAAPDEIREE
- a CDS encoding coenzyme F420-0:L-glutamate ligase — its product is MDVFPVPDVPEVRPGDDLAALIRDRVDLRPDDVVCVASTVVSKAEDRAAELSEFPAGPRAREIADNLEEVTGEQKDPRFAQAVLEESTEVLMESPFLLTETRFGHIGVNAGIDRSNVPEGDILLLPRRPSESASRIRAELPADHVVVTDTSGRPFRHGQRGVAVGWAGLAPGRDYRGETDREGRELGVTVENVVDELAAAANLVAGEADSGTPAVVVRDFEWGDHGESDAHFRAVEGDLVRQAVREWEF
- a CDS encoding cation diffusion facilitator family transporter, yielding MTDRRREFLKASWVNVVSSLLKIVVEGALGVTFGSIALVADAVHSVADLLAGAVVLVWGRAAFDGADEDHPHGHDRFEPLTALFVGGVLVLLGLALLRESLLTYLSGPESTYSAVLVAGLLFALADRGACYWYTVRVNREVNSPGLAALAADSKNDLWTTAAAMVGVAGMATGSPILDPVAGAFVSLLVVWQGVEVARENLTYLLDAAPPESLQREIREAILDHRGVYGLHDFTAFYVGHRVEVEFHAEVDGDMTLAAAHDLETELRECVLAVGEVTDVHVHLDPAGLGEWKDADEGTVSTADTGQSSQHHGGF
- a CDS encoding competence/damage-inducible protein A, encoding MRVAILTVGDELLAGETENTNATWLAGQVTDRGGVVRRILTVPDDPPTLVDRIRAYHDRFDAVLVTGGLGGTHDDLTVPAVADALDREVVVHEAARAAVERTAAALAEAEPELFEQYDLDFDPDAWASLPAGARHVENPVGLAPGAVVDGVYLLPGVPEEMRGVFGNVAEEFGGDRVSRSVRSPAPEGALAETLAAAGDRFDVAVGSYPSRADREVRVRVSGTDPDAVDAAVDWLAERIDTV
- a CDS encoding MBL fold metallo-hydrolase, which produces MTVRHDGLTVEWLGYATVRLETDDGTVVYLDPGRYGVLDGQYPKDGDVVCVTHDHHYDSDGVERVAAQDATVVVYEGVDPSGIDRDVVPVEEIDRETVRIGETDHCAAAGVDVWTVPTYNEPDGPHVDGDGEPYHPEGFGVGYRLSVGDVSVFWPGDGDALDGFAELDVSLFLANIGGNVVSDRHEAAALAEAMDPDLVLPVHYDTFDLLAADGTAFAADVAARGVPVVLDEPTDD